CAGGAGTTTCCTCTTTTTCCATGATCATTTTTGCTGCGCCATAAACAGTTTGTGCAGCAATTTTTCGGGCCATCTCATTGTCCATCCCGCTTACCTTTCCTATTTTCTCCATTTGTTCCATTAGATAATAGAAATACGCTGGACCACTTCCCGCTATGCCAGTAAAAATATCCATTTGATCTTCCTCAATCACATATACTTTTCCCATACATTCAAGCAGTTCTTTTACATCCTCAGCATTTTGGTCCTTTGCATAAGTTCCAAGTGACATTGCTGTTGCAGACTCTTGAATCATACTTGAGGTATTTGGCATAACACGAATTACCTCTTGACCTGGATTGAGTCTTTCCTCCATATAAGAAGTGGTTATACCGGCTAATACGGAAATTACCACCTGCTTGCTGTTTAATAAGCTTTTTACAGTGGAAAGTGTTTCCTCTGCTCCTTTTGGTTTCATTGCCAGGATAAGAAAGTCAATTTCCTCATAAGGCAGTTCATTCATTGGAACAGCTTTTACTCCATATTTTTCTTTCATTAAATTTAACCGATTTTGATTGCATCTATTTGTAACAATAATTTGCTTAGCCGGTACTTTCCCTGTTTGAATCATTCCAGAAATCATTGCTTCTGCCATGTTGCCAGCACCTAAAAAAGCAATTGTTTTATGTTTTAACATGTAAACATCTCCCATTTGTTATTTCTTCGGCTCAAACATTCAACCTTTGTATCTTAACATCTGTGTATTTTGTTTCAAGGGTTATCAGGAAATTGATGCGCATAAGCTTCAAATAGTGCATGAAAGCGTTACCATTCGGTTTTAAGGAGTATCTAAACGACGCTCATCGCATTTAATTCGCTTATATCGCTGAAATTGAAGAATTAATTCCCATAAAAAAAACAGAAAAGGCCAAATTAGGTCCATCCTGCTTTTTCAATGTAAATTATTTAGAAGTACATTCTTTTTTTTCGCTTTTTAGGATTAATCTTAGGAGTAACATACCCCCGTTCATATATTTTTCCTTTTTTCATACTACATATTTTCACGAAGTCATCTAGATCCTTTGCATGATGTTCCCTTAATGCTTCAATCATAATTAAGGAAGCAACACGCGCATCCTCCAAGGCATGGTGATGTTCAAACGCGATGTTATGGTGTCTGGCAACTGTATTTAGCCGATGATTCATTAAATCCGGCCATATGCGTTTTGAAACTTCCACTGTACATAAATATTCCATTTGCGGATATGTAAGGTTAAAATAATCCAACGTCTTTCTTAATACACTCATATCAAAACTTGCATTATGAGCAATAACACAATTGCCGGTTAAATAAGTTTTAAATTTCGGCCACAGTTCAGGAAAAGTCGG
This Virgibacillus phasianinus DNA region includes the following protein-coding sequences:
- the proC gene encoding pyrroline-5-carboxylate reductase, which translates into the protein MLKHKTIAFLGAGNMAEAMISGMIQTGKVPAKQIIVTNRCNQNRLNLMKEKYGVKAVPMNELPYEEIDFLILAMKPKGAEETLSTVKSLLNSKQVVISVLAGITTSYMEERLNPGQEVIRVMPNTSSMIQESATAMSLGTYAKDQNAEDVKELLECMGKVYVIEEDQMDIFTGIAGSGPAYFYYLMEQMEKIGKVSGMDNEMARKIAAQTVYGAAKMIMEKEETPAELIDNIVSPNGTTAAGLEALKKHNGGEAISQAVNNAAKRSKEISEELEGVLV
- a CDS encoding 3'-5' exonuclease; this encodes MNFISIDFETANEKRHSPCAIGIVVANESGIIDEYYSLINPLMDFSSFNIRVHGITQEDVIDAPTFPELWPKFKTYLTGNCVIAHNASFDMSVLRKTLDYFNLTYPQMEYLCTVEVSKRIWPDLMNHRLNTVARHHNIAFEHHHALEDARVASLIMIEALREHHAKDLDDFVKICSMKKGKIYERGYVTPKINPKKRKKRMYF